Proteins co-encoded in one Sporosarcina sp. FSL K6-1522 genomic window:
- a CDS encoding spore protein H, whose protein sequence is MAKKKERIIRVKFNVSHVMMFGNSYKLWDMQLDEYLWLLKRNGELDSFEEVTVSDSAWVGWGGLKWCPEEDFQHQLNREGCQSSELDNSNPRQYKDMIFYRDSSVTKKVNKMIKNFHANIY, encoded by the coding sequence ATGGCGAAGAAAAAAGAGAGAATTATTCGTGTCAAATTCAATGTATCACACGTAATGATGTTCGGAAATTCATACAAGCTATGGGACATGCAGTTGGACGAGTATTTATGGCTACTAAAGCGAAATGGTGAGTTGGACAGTTTTGAAGAGGTAACTGTTTCTGATAGCGCTTGGGTAGGTTGGGGTGGTTTGAAGTGGTGTCCAGAAGAAGATTTCCAACACCAATTGAATCGAGAAGGATGCCAATCTAGTGAACTCGACAACTCAAACCCGAGGCAGTACAAAGACATGATTTTTTATAGAGACAGTTCAGTAACAAAGAAAGTCAATAAAATGATCAAAAATTTTCATGCAAACATTTATTAA